The following coding sequences are from one uncultured Bacteroides sp. window:
- a CDS encoding Tex family protein, with product MTAFSKLISSVLNISEKQIEKTLELLNEGATIPFISRYRKEVTGALDEVQIENIKEQYDKIKELISRKETILKTINEQEKLTPEIQERIANTWDSVSLEDIYLPYKPKKRTRAEIARQKGLEPLALAIMMQKESRITQKAIAFVKGEIKNADEAIKGAQDIIAEKINEDERARNQIRNKYNRQAVITAKVVKGKEEEAAKYRDYFNYSEELRRCTSHRVLAIRRAESEGLLRVNISAEDDECVETLKRQFIYSNNECAKYMAETVQDAYKRLLKPSIETEYGTISKEKADKEAIRVFAENLRQLLLAPPLGQKRVLAIDPGFRTGCKIVCLDEQGNLLHNENIYPHPPIDKRTEAASKLRKMVEAYNIEAIAIGNGTASRETENFISKQQFDREVKVFVVSEQGASIYSASKIARDEFPEYDVTVRGAISIGRRLMDPLAELVKIDPKSIGVGQYQHDVDQGKLKKSLEQTVKNSVNLVGVNLNTASSHLLTYISGLGPQLAQNVVNYRAENGAFKSRKELMNVPRMGAKAFEQCAGFLRIPQAVNPLDNTAVHPESYHIVEKMAKDLKCTVNDLIRNKELRLQINLDKYITPTTGLPTLHDIMQELDKPGRDPRQTIQIFEFDKSVRTIQDLKEGMVLPGIVGNITNFGAFVDIGIKENGLVHLSQMAEKYISDPTEVVSIHQHVMVKILSVDMDRKRIQLTMIGIEQG from the coding sequence ATGACAGCATTCAGCAAACTCATATCTTCTGTCCTCAATATCTCTGAGAAGCAAATAGAGAAGACTCTTGAGCTACTAAATGAAGGTGCCACGATACCATTTATTAGCAGGTATCGTAAAGAAGTAACCGGTGCATTAGACGAAGTTCAAATAGAGAATATCAAAGAGCAATATGACAAGATAAAAGAATTAATCAGCCGTAAAGAAACAATTCTAAAAACGATTAATGAGCAAGAGAAATTAACGCCTGAAATACAAGAACGTATTGCCAACACATGGGATTCCGTTTCATTAGAAGACATATACTTACCCTACAAACCGAAAAAGAGAACAAGAGCTGAAATAGCTCGCCAAAAAGGACTTGAACCGTTGGCTCTAGCAATTATGATGCAAAAAGAAAGCCGTATCACTCAAAAAGCGATTGCTTTCGTAAAAGGAGAGATAAAAAATGCCGATGAAGCGATTAAAGGGGCTCAAGACATCATTGCAGAAAAAATAAATGAAGATGAGCGGGCACGCAATCAAATAAGAAACAAATATAATAGGCAAGCTGTCATCACCGCAAAAGTAGTGAAAGGTAAAGAGGAAGAAGCTGCAAAATACAGAGATTATTTCAACTATTCTGAAGAACTCAGACGATGTACATCTCATAGAGTATTAGCTATCCGTCGGGCAGAAAGTGAAGGATTGTTAAGAGTTAATATAAGCGCAGAAGATGATGAATGTGTGGAGACGTTAAAACGGCAATTTATTTACAGCAATAATGAGTGTGCAAAATACATGGCTGAAACTGTTCAAGATGCGTATAAAAGATTACTTAAACCTTCTATTGAAACAGAATACGGAACAATTAGTAAAGAGAAAGCAGACAAGGAGGCGATACGGGTCTTTGCCGAAAATCTTCGCCAGCTGCTTTTAGCTCCGCCATTAGGACAAAAAAGAGTTCTAGCAATTGACCCCGGCTTCCGAACGGGTTGCAAGATTGTCTGCCTGGATGAACAGGGTAATTTATTGCACAATGAAAACATTTACCCTCACCCTCCCATTGATAAACGTACGGAAGCTGCTTCAAAACTAAGAAAAATGGTCGAAGCATACAACATTGAAGCCATAGCTATCGGCAATGGAACAGCTAGCCGAGAAACAGAGAATTTCATCAGTAAACAACAGTTCGACCGTGAAGTGAAAGTGTTTGTGGTTAGTGAACAAGGAGCATCAATTTATTCTGCATCTAAAATAGCGCGAGACGAGTTTCCTGAATATGATGTAACAGTCAGAGGGGCTATATCCATCGGCCGTCGACTCATGGATCCTTTGGCTGAATTAGTAAAAATAGATCCTAAATCAATTGGTGTAGGACAATATCAACACGATGTAGATCAGGGAAAGTTAAAAAAATCTCTTGAACAAACCGTTAAAAATAGTGTAAACCTTGTAGGAGTAAATTTGAACACAGCCAGCAGCCATTTACTTACCTATATCTCAGGATTAGGTCCCCAATTAGCTCAGAACGTTGTTAATTATAGAGCAGAAAATGGTGCGTTCAAATCTCGCAAAGAATTAATGAATGTCCCGCGGATGGGAGCAAAAGCTTTTGAGCAATGCGCCGGATTTTTACGAATACCTCAAGCAGTTAATCCTCTAGATAATACCGCAGTACACCCTGAAAGCTATCACATTGTTGAAAAGATGGCAAAGGATCTAAAATGTACCGTGAACGATCTGATAAGAAACAAAGAATTAAGGCTTCAAATTAATTTAGATAAATATATTACTCCTACGACAGGACTTCCCACTTTACACGATATTATGCAAGAATTGGATAAGCCGGGAAGAGATCCCCGGCAAACAATCCAAATATTTGAATTCGATAAAAGTGTTCGCACCATACAAGATTTAAAGGAAGGAATGGTACTACCGGGTATTGTAGGAAACATCACTAATTTTGGAGCTTTTGTCGACATAGGAATCAAAGAGAATGGCTTGGTTCATTTGTCACAAATGGCCGAAAAATACATTAGTGATCCTACCGAAGTAGTATCCATACACCAACATGTGATGGTGAAAATACTCAGCGTAGATATGGATAGGAAACGTATCCAATTAACAATGATTGGAATAGAGCAAGGTTAA
- a CDS encoding type II CAAX endopeptidase family protein, whose amino-acid sequence MRIPASNPQSSSPLLPVWFTVPLCLLTSILLTMLLSILVYMSFGIFSWNYPFLLQLALNLAMLLSVLGGAVLFLRYLDRRPITDMGLSFKGRMPDVLLAIGFAVLLYVIGFGVTLLLGSVKIISVHFDGGMLIGSFVLFIIAALGEEIMLRGYMLSRLMSYMNKFVALFVSSIVFALLHIFNPNVDLLSILNIFLAGLLLGSAFMYTHNLSFSLVLHIFWNWLQGSVLGFEVSGTSFGSSLLTLKLSDQRLLNGGDFGFEGSIICTALLILATMSIIYFFERKKQIQ is encoded by the coding sequence ATGAGAATACCTGCTTCTAATCCCCAATCATCTTCTCCACTACTTCCTGTATGGTTTACTGTACCTTTGTGTCTGCTAACTTCTATTTTATTGACGATGTTGTTGTCAATATTAGTCTATATGAGTTTTGGTATTTTCTCATGGAACTATCCGTTTTTATTGCAACTGGCTCTGAACTTGGCAATGCTTTTAAGTGTCTTAGGCGGTGCTGTTTTGTTTCTGCGTTATCTTGATCGTCGTCCTATTACAGATATGGGGTTAAGTTTCAAAGGACGTATGCCTGATGTTCTATTAGCTATCGGATTTGCAGTTTTACTGTATGTAATTGGTTTTGGGGTTACTCTTTTGTTAGGGTCAGTTAAAATTATCTCTGTTCATTTTGATGGGGGAATGCTTATTGGCAGTTTTGTGCTTTTTATTATCGCTGCATTAGGTGAAGAAATCATGTTACGTGGTTATATGCTTTCACGTTTAATGTCGTATATGAATAAATTTGTTGCTTTATTTGTTTCTTCTATTGTGTTTGCTTTACTCCATATTTTCAATCCTAATGTTGATTTATTGTCTATCTTGAATATTTTTCTAGCAGGTTTGCTATTAGGTTCTGCTTTTATGTATACGCATAATCTTTCTTTCTCTTTAGTATTGCATATTTTTTGGAATTGGTTGCAAGGATCAGTTTTGGGATTTGAAGTTAGTGGAACCAGTTTTGGTTCTTCTCTGCTTACTTTGAAACTATCTGATCAGAGGCTTCTTAATGGAGGTGATTTTGGCTTTGAAGGCTCTATTATTTGTACTGCTTTACTGATCCTGGCAACTATGAGTATTATTTATTTTTTTGAGCGAAAAAAACAAATTCAATAA
- a CDS encoding leucine-rich repeat domain-containing protein has translation MKIKHLLAIMALSVIHITGLTAQIRTFFVTKPGTMISNLTREEARTTTHLTLTGKLNAIDFKHLRDDFDQLQVLDISNAQIKMYIGKQGTYSNKFYVYPPNCIPAYAFCKQENGKYIGKSTLKKIILSEKTRNIEDAAFKGCQNLAICQIRKKTPPNLLPEGLSDSITAIFVPLGSTDEYRRKTRWSNFAFIEGEPVEANIKVGLLGTLENEIMKKGIQPKNINFLTIEGKMDNTDFKLIADYMPNLVAIDLSKTNATVIPEFTFAQKKYLLRIQLPHKLKIIGQRAFSNCGRLCGTLELPPTITAIEYGAFMGCDKLHRVVATSNNITTLGDNLFGKSNSKLIYR, from the coding sequence ATGAAAATAAAGCATTTACTCGCCATAATGGCTCTTTCTGTAATACATATTACCGGACTTACCGCACAAATAAGAACTTTCTTTGTAACAAAACCTGGAACGATGATTTCCAATCTGACTAGAGAGGAAGCTCGTACCACCACCCATCTTACTTTGACAGGTAAACTAAATGCTATAGATTTCAAACATCTGCGTGATGATTTTGATCAGCTTCAAGTATTGGACATCTCAAATGCCCAAATAAAAATGTATATTGGTAAACAAGGAACCTACTCAAACAAATTCTATGTATATCCCCCCAATTGTATACCCGCATATGCTTTTTGTAAACAAGAGAATGGAAAGTACATCGGTAAATCTACACTCAAAAAAATAATTCTTTCCGAAAAAACGAGAAACATTGAAGATGCAGCTTTTAAAGGATGCCAAAATTTAGCAATATGCCAGATAAGAAAAAAGACCCCTCCTAACCTACTACCGGAAGGATTAAGCGATAGCATAACTGCCATTTTTGTTCCTCTAGGCAGTACCGACGAATATAGAAGAAAAACAAGATGGAGCAACTTTGCTTTTATAGAAGGAGAGCCAGTGGAAGCTAATATAAAAGTAGGATTACTTGGAACACTCGAAAATGAAATAATGAAAAAAGGCATCCAACCTAAAAACATTAATTTCCTCACTATAGAAGGGAAAATGGATAATACTGATTTCAAGCTAATAGCTGATTACATGCCCAATTTAGTTGCGATAGACCTAAGCAAAACAAATGCCACAGTCATCCCCGAATTCACCTTCGCTCAAAAAAAATATTTACTTCGAATCCAGCTACCTCACAAACTAAAAATAATAGGGCAACGCGCATTTAGCAACTGCGGGCGTCTTTGTGGCACCCTTGAACTCCCTCCTACTATTACGGCGATAGAGTATGGCGCTTTTATGGGATGCGATAAGCTCCATAGAGTTGTAGCTACAAGCAATAACATTACTACTTTGGGAGATAATCTTTTTGGCAAAAGTAATAGCAAACTAATTTATAGGTAA
- a CDS encoding ATP-binding cassette domain-containing protein has product MITVSNVSVQFGKRVLFNEVNLKFTNGNCYGIIGANGAGKSTFLRTIYGDLDPTTGSIALGSGERLSVLSQDHFKWDGYTVMDTVMMGHSVLWDIMKQREALYAKEDFTDEDGLKVSELEERFAELDGWNAESDAATLLSGLGVKEDKHYTLMGELSGKEKVRVMLAQALYGNPDNLLLDEPTNDLDMETVNWLEEYLGNFEHTVLVVSHDRHFLDSVCTHTVDIDYGKINMFAGNYSFWYESSQLALRQQQNQKAKAEEKKKELEEFIRRFSANVSKSKQTTSRKKMLDKLNVEEIKPSSRKYPGIIFTPEREPGNQILEVSGLSKSTEEGVVLFNDVNFNIEKGDKIVFISRNPRAMTAFFEIINGNLKPDAGHFNWGVTITTAYLPVDNTDFFNSELNLVDWLSQFGEGNEVYMKGFLGRMLFSGEEVLKKVSVLSGGEKMRCMIARMQLKNANCLILDTPTNHLDLESIQAFNNNLKSYKGNVLFSSHDHEFIQTIANRVIELTPNGIIDKMMEYDEYITSDHIKEIRKRMYGE; this is encoded by the coding sequence ATGATTACAGTTTCGAATGTTTCGGTACAATTTGGTAAAAGAGTATTGTTTAATGAAGTGAATTTGAAATTCACCAATGGTAACTGTTATGGGATAATAGGAGCCAATGGAGCAGGAAAATCTACTTTTCTGCGTACTATATATGGTGATTTGGACCCAACGACAGGATCTATTGCTTTAGGTTCGGGCGAGCGTTTGTCTGTTTTGAGTCAGGACCACTTCAAGTGGGATGGCTATACGGTGATGGATACTGTGATGATGGGACATAGTGTGCTTTGGGATATAATGAAACAGCGTGAAGCGCTTTATGCAAAAGAGGATTTTACCGATGAAGACGGTTTGAAGGTCTCGGAATTGGAAGAACGCTTTGCTGAACTTGACGGCTGGAATGCGGAAAGCGATGCTGCTACTTTGCTTAGTGGCTTAGGCGTGAAAGAAGATAAGCATTATACATTGATGGGAGAGTTGAGTGGTAAGGAAAAGGTGCGTGTGATGCTTGCACAGGCTCTTTATGGAAACCCTGATAACTTATTGCTCGACGAGCCTACCAATGATTTGGATATGGAAACGGTGAATTGGCTTGAAGAATATCTTGGCAATTTTGAGCATACGGTATTGGTTGTTAGTCACGACCGTCACTTCCTTGATTCGGTATGTACGCATACTGTGGACATTGACTATGGTAAGATAAATATGTTTGCCGGTAATTATAGTTTCTGGTATGAATCGAGCCAATTGGCTTTGCGTCAGCAGCAAAATCAGAAGGCTAAAGCTGAGGAAAAGAAAAAAGAACTGGAAGAATTTATTCGTCGCTTTAGTGCTAACGTATCGAAGAGTAAGCAAACTACGAGTCGTAAAAAAATGCTTGATAAATTGAATGTGGAAGAGATTAAACCTTCATCTCGTAAATATCCGGGCATTATTTTTACCCCTGAAAGAGAGCCGGGTAATCAGATTCTTGAAGTATCGGGACTTAGTAAATCGACTGAAGAGGGAGTTGTACTTTTCAACGATGTTAATTTTAATATTGAAAAGGGAGATAAGATTGTTTTCATTTCACGAAATCCACGTGCTATGACGGCTTTTTTTGAAATTATTAATGGAAACTTAAAACCTGATGCGGGGCATTTTAACTGGGGAGTTACGATAACTACTGCTTATTTGCCGGTTGATAATACGGACTTCTTTAATTCTGAATTGAATTTGGTTGATTGGTTGAGTCAGTTTGGTGAAGGTAATGAGGTATATATGAAAGGCTTTTTGGGACGTATGTTGTTCTCTGGAGAAGAGGTTCTGAAAAAGGTCAGTGTGCTTTCAGGAGGAGAAAAAATGCGTTGTATGATTGCTCGAATGCAACTTAAAAATGCAAACTGTTTAATACTTGATACTCCTACCAATCATTTGGATTTGGAATCTATACAAGCATTTAATAATAATTTGAAATCTTATAAAGGAAATGTTCTTTTTTCTTCTCATGACCACGAATTCATTCAAACAATAGCTAATAGAGTTATTGAGTTGACTCCGAATGGAATTATAGATAAGATGATGGAATATGATGAATATATAACTTCAGATCATATTAAAGAGATTCGTAAACGTATGTATGGCGAATAA
- a CDS encoding nucleotide exchange factor GrpE: protein MDLNNKETFEEKELKAEDIQAQAEEQVDEKNETQESSQETTPLTKEEELGKKLEEALALAEEQKDKYLRLAAEFDNFRKRTIKEKADLILNGAEKSISSMFPIIDDFERAVKTIETATDIEAVKEGVTLIYNKFIGILGQNGVKAIETHEKELNTDYHEAIAVIPSPSEELKGKILDCVQTGYTLNEKVIRHAKVVVGE, encoded by the coding sequence ATGGATCTGAATAACAAAGAAACATTTGAAGAAAAAGAATTAAAAGCTGAAGACATCCAAGCTCAAGCAGAAGAACAAGTAGATGAAAAAAATGAAACTCAGGAATCTTCTCAGGAAACAACCCCGCTAACAAAAGAAGAAGAATTGGGAAAAAAGCTAGAAGAAGCACTTGCTTTAGCTGAAGAACAAAAAGATAAATACCTTCGCCTAGCTGCGGAGTTTGACAACTTCAGAAAACGAACGATAAAAGAAAAAGCTGACTTGATCTTAAATGGTGCAGAAAAAAGCATTAGTAGTATGTTCCCTATTATTGATGATTTTGAAAGAGCTGTAAAAACCATTGAAACAGCAACAGATATTGAAGCTGTAAAAGAGGGAGTTACTCTTATTTATAATAAATTCATCGGGATATTAGGACAAAACGGAGTCAAAGCTATTGAAACTCATGAAAAAGAGTTGAATACAGACTACCACGAAGCCATCGCTGTTATTCCTTCTCCTTCAGAAGAGTTAAAAGGAAAGATACTAGACTGCGTACAAACCGGATACACTCTAAACGAAAAAGTGATCCGCCATGCTAAAGTAGTTGTGGGAGAATAA
- the dnaJ gene encoding molecular chaperone DnaJ — MMAKRDYYEVLEVGKDATADQIKKAYRKKAIEFHPDKNPGDKIAEEKFKEAAEAYDVLSDPDKRARYDQFGHAGMSGAAGNGGPFGGGFSGNMSMDDIFSMFGDIFGGHSSGGFGGFGGFGGGGGQQQRRYRGSDLRVKVKLNLKEISTGIEKKFKLKKYVACSHCHGSGAEGNSGSETCPTCKGSGTVIRNQQTILGTMQTRVNCPTCGGEGKIIKEKCKHCNGEGIEYGEELVSVNIPAGVAEGMQLSMSGKGNAGKHNGVPGDLLIVVEEEAHSELIRDENDLIYNLLLSVPTATLGGAVEIPTIDSKVKVKIDPGTQPGKVLRLRGKGLPSVNGYGTGDLLVNVSVYIPETLNKEEKSILEKLQDSENFKPNSSIKEKIFKKFKNLFD, encoded by the coding sequence ATTATGGCAAAAAGAGATTATTACGAAGTGCTAGAAGTCGGTAAAGACGCAACAGCAGATCAAATAAAAAAAGCATATAGAAAAAAAGCGATAGAATTTCATCCGGACAAGAACCCGGGCGACAAAATCGCAGAAGAGAAATTTAAAGAAGCTGCCGAAGCTTATGACGTACTTAGCGATCCAGATAAACGTGCCCGATACGATCAGTTTGGGCATGCAGGTATGAGCGGCGCCGCAGGAAACGGTGGACCATTTGGAGGAGGCTTTAGCGGAAACATGTCCATGGATGATATCTTCTCAATGTTTGGTGATATCTTTGGTGGGCACTCTAGCGGAGGCTTTGGCGGATTCGGAGGTTTTGGTGGCGGCGGCGGCCAACAGCAAAGGCGATATAGAGGTTCTGATCTCCGGGTAAAAGTAAAACTTAACCTCAAAGAGATATCTACCGGAATTGAAAAGAAATTTAAGCTTAAAAAATATGTAGCCTGCTCACATTGTCACGGTTCAGGCGCAGAAGGTAATAGCGGTTCGGAAACCTGTCCAACCTGTAAAGGTAGCGGTACTGTTATCCGCAACCAACAAACCATTTTAGGAACGATGCAAACTCGCGTAAACTGTCCTACATGTGGTGGAGAAGGTAAGATCATCAAAGAGAAATGTAAGCACTGTAACGGAGAAGGAATAGAATACGGCGAAGAATTAGTAAGCGTAAATATCCCGGCCGGTGTTGCAGAAGGTATGCAACTCTCTATGAGCGGAAAAGGAAATGCCGGAAAGCATAACGGAGTTCCGGGAGATCTACTGATTGTGGTTGAAGAAGAAGCACACTCAGAACTCATACGCGATGAAAACGACCTCATTTATAATCTATTACTAAGTGTCCCAACAGCAACTTTAGGAGGAGCTGTAGAGATACCTACAATTGATAGCAAAGTTAAAGTAAAGATCGATCCGGGTACGCAGCCTGGCAAGGTTTTAAGACTTCGCGGAAAAGGCTTACCTAGTGTTAATGGATATGGCACTGGAGACTTGTTAGTCAATGTAAGTGTTTACATACCGGAAACATTAAACAAAGAAGAAAAAAGCATCTTAGAAAAGCTCCAAGATTCAGAAAACTTCAAACCTAATAGCTCAATCAAAGAAAAAATATTCAAGAAATTTAAAAATCTCTTTGATTAA
- a CDS encoding Wzz/FepE/Etk N-terminal domain-containing protein, whose protein sequence is MSANNEIKTSTAQAEEQEIDLIELAQKVWANRKTVFKSCGIAALLGIIVAVSIPKEYSTSVTLAPETSAKTNTGGMGALAAMAGINLNNSSGQDALSPELYPDIVSSTPFLIDLFDVKVISKDGNIKKTLYAYLDEDQKSPWWGMIISAPFKLLGWGISLFKDAPDEKSSQLNPFELTMEQARIADDLSDRITVSVDKKSGVTTLSVLMQDPLISASLTDTVMRNLQNYITDYRTNKARHDLAFTEKLYKEAKENYSIAQQKYAHYADGNLNVVMQSFRAEQERLQNEVTLAYGVYNQVAQQLQMSKAKVQEITPVYTVVQPATVPLKPAKPNKIMILIGFIFLAGVGSVGWILFVKDLFAAWKKPKNVA, encoded by the coding sequence ATGAGTGCTAATAATGAAATAAAAACTTCTACTGCGCAGGCAGAGGAACAGGAAATTGATTTAATAGAACTGGCGCAGAAAGTCTGGGCTAACCGTAAAACAGTATTTAAGTCTTGTGGTATTGCTGCTTTGTTGGGGATTATTGTTGCGGTAAGTATTCCTAAGGAATATTCTACGAGTGTGACGTTAGCTCCTGAAACTAGTGCAAAGACGAATACAGGAGGAATGGGGGCTCTTGCTGCTATGGCTGGTATAAATTTAAATAATTCATCCGGGCAGGATGCGCTTTCTCCTGAGCTTTATCCTGATATCGTGAGTTCTACTCCTTTTTTAATAGACTTGTTTGATGTAAAGGTGATTAGTAAGGATGGGAATATAAAGAAAACTTTGTATGCTTATTTGGATGAAGATCAGAAATCTCCATGGTGGGGTATGATTATTAGTGCTCCTTTTAAGTTGTTGGGATGGGGGATATCCTTGTTTAAGGATGCTCCCGATGAAAAATCGTCTCAATTAAATCCATTCGAATTAACGATGGAACAAGCTCGTATCGCTGATGATTTGAGTGATCGTATTACGGTTTCTGTGGATAAAAAATCGGGGGTAACGACTCTTTCTGTTTTGATGCAGGATCCTTTGATCTCGGCTTCGTTGACGGATACTGTGATGCGTAATCTGCAAAATTATATCACTGATTATCGGACAAATAAGGCTCGGCATGATTTGGCTTTTACTGAGAAGCTTTATAAAGAGGCTAAAGAGAATTATTCTATTGCCCAACAAAAGTATGCTCATTATGCTGATGGAAACCTTAATGTGGTGATGCAGAGTTTTCGCGCCGAACAAGAACGTTTACAGAATGAGGTAACTTTAGCTTATGGTGTATATAATCAGGTAGCACAACAGCTTCAAATGTCTAAGGCTAAGGTGCAGGAAATTACGCCTGTTTATACTGTTGTTCAACCTGCTACAGTACCTTTGAAGCCAGCGAAACCTAATAAGATAATGATCTTGATTGGCTTCATCTTTTTAGCTGGTGTGGGCAGTGTTGGGTGGATTTTGTTTGTGAAAGATTTATTCGCTGCTTGGAAGAAACCGAAGAATGTAGCTTAG